In a single window of the Deltaproteobacteria bacterium genome:
- a CDS encoding flagellar protein FlaG, which yields MISVLVEPTNAIRSSVEIAPVVQPAVKTEAPQEASGRRPQEKKGKEDVQLLRDVLEATQNHLDVSAVGLNFSVHEATGLIKVAVTDKETGDLIREIPPEQVLNLMAKIDEMMGILFDEKA from the coding sequence GTGATCTCCGTGTTAGTCGAACCTACGAACGCGATAAGATCGTCAGTAGAAATTGCGCCGGTGGTTCAGCCAGCGGTGAAGACTGAGGCGCCGCAAGAGGCTTCGGGCCGGCGGCCGCAAGAGAAGAAGGGAAAAGAAGATGTTCAACTCCTGCGAGATGTTCTGGAGGCAACTCAGAACCATTTGGATGTCTCGGCCGTGGGCCTTAATTTTTCAGTGCATGAGGCCACTGGCCTCATCAAGGTGGCCGTGACGGATAAGGAGACAGGCGATTTGATCCGCGAGATTCCGCCGGAACAGGTCTTGAATCTGATGGCAAAGATCGATGAAATGATGGGTATCCTCTTTGACGAGAAGGCATAA
- the flgN gene encoding flagellar export chaperone FlgN — protein sequence MMETVGNHEKLCGRLREKIQLLGSFSKATARMKDALESQDIRGITLRVKERQGVINEIERIDKEVDNITQQDSFSIEKLSEKARDLIRSYSDKIKTTLESLADVDKKCLTLARAEHESLKSDILKARQGLHVARGYRGVGCQNPRFLDMKR from the coding sequence GGCAGGCTAAGAGAGAAGATTCAGTTGTTAGGGTCTTTTTCGAAGGCCACTGCCAGGATGAAGGATGCCCTTGAGTCTCAAGACATCCGAGGGATAACGCTTCGTGTGAAAGAGCGACAGGGGGTTATAAACGAGATCGAACGAATTGATAAAGAAGTTGACAACATTACTCAACAGGACAGCTTTTCAATAGAAAAGTTATCCGAGAAGGCCAGGGATCTGATCAGGAGTTATTCGGACAAGATAAAGACGACCCTGGAGTCACTTGCCGATGTGGATAAGAAATGTTTGACTTTGGCGCGTGCTGAACATGAATCCTTGAAATCTGACATACTCAAGGCGCGACAAGGGCTTCATGTAGCCAGGGGCTACAGGGGCGTGGGTTGTCAAAATCCGAGATTCCTGGATATGAAGAGGTAG
- a CDS encoding response regulator — translation MLKKMERERQSIQSVIVDDDKTIGEILKDLVTREHISVEVFDDGYEAIEFIKKQPADVVITDLVMPRVGGLEVLRFAKRINPDSVVIIITGHATLESAIEAVREGAYDYLKKPFKLQEMEIAFNNAIEKVGLVRKNRELIQELKDAYDQLVDIQKRVNKYKDKYKSKQQKVARLNFFSSNLPSLEFLRKADAEQQNLFEGLENISRLKKDGLLTDKEFKALKAHMIKNLGIYSDNG, via the coding sequence GTGCTAAAGAAAATGGAGCGCGAGCGCCAGTCTATCCAGAGTGTCATTGTCGATGATGATAAGACGATTGGCGAAATCCTGAAGGATCTAGTTACAAGGGAGCACATTTCGGTTGAGGTTTTTGACGATGGCTATGAGGCGATCGAGTTCATAAAGAAACAGCCTGCTGATGTAGTCATAACTGACTTAGTGATGCCCAGGGTCGGGGGCTTGGAAGTGTTGAGGTTTGCCAAGAGGATAAACCCTGACTCGGTAGTGATCATCATCACTGGACATGCAACCCTTGAAAGCGCCATTGAGGCTGTGAGGGAAGGGGCTTATGATTACCTCAAGAAGCCTTTCAAGCTTCAGGAGATGGAGATTGCATTTAACAATGCTATTGAGAAGGTCGGTCTGGTCCGGAAAAACAGAGAGCTGATCCAGGAACTGAAGGATGCCTATGACCAACTGGTTGACATTCAGAAAAGAGTCAATAAATACAAAGATAAGTATAAGAGTAAACAACAGAAGGTCGCCCGCCTCAATTTTTTTTCAAGCAACCTCCCCAGTTTAGAGTTTTTGCGCAAAGCCGATGCAGAGCAGCAGAACCTGTTTGAGGGATTGGAAAATATCTCTCGGTTGAAAAAGGACGGATTGTTGACAGACAAGGAGTTTAAGGCGCTCAAGGCACATATGATAAAAAATCTTGGGATTTATTCAGACAATGGGTAG